From Panicum hallii strain FIL2 chromosome 2, PHallii_v3.1, whole genome shotgun sequence, a single genomic window includes:
- the LOC112880401 gene encoding putative disease resistance RPP13-like protein 3: MNIATGAMNTLLPKLAELVVGEYKLQKGVKGEIKELEKELTYISAALRKVSEVPVDQLDEQVKVWARDARELSYDIEDAVDTFMLRGKGREQEGQDTSSLKGFIGKAANLYKKARNNHKIHNVIKDIMDQVKKVSECRDRYKVDNIAAGPSLVSVDPRLEAMYRKAAEIVGIDGPKNELVKRLMNEDISSLQQPKIISIVGVGGLGKTTLANALLQDLKAKFDCHFFVSVSFNPDIKKIFKNILVQLDEDKYGHIDEAWEINLLINKIIDFLKNRRCLCVIDDLWKELPWDTIKLALQDGTHGSKIIITTRNKAVAEHVGGGIYELKPLSNDDSRELFYKRIFDSLDDFRPDLSKATEKILKKCGGVPLAIITTASLLATKPRCSVEWEKVNNFIGSGSENSPHVDKMNMILRLSYNDLPFHLKTCLLSLSKYPEDQVIRKDVLVWSWIAEGFIARVESNLQETGEGYFNELINRSLIQPVNKESPFFMCGERDVYACQLHDMVLELIIKLSAEEGFATTSLSDGEQAGASSHQREIIRRLSLHNSSNANASITERKLLSKVRSLDVFGRADLTMPVLSRFCVLRVLQLEDCSGLDNNHLKDLSNLYLLKFLRLQGLKVTELPESIGKLESLETLDIRGAYESVIMLPLSFGKLGKLVRLLATRVELPDGVALENTKSLQELVGIRLTLHAMTEIGKLRELKVLELFIKEEPESSSTGNSNELVRTCLQMCPNLLQVLVLRAPGVLRSMDFMAPVPSGLQTFMCNIYIMAIPRWIDSSLSCLTVLFIRLLHAHARVQPEHLDKLAGLPSLRSLRIFLLPPDEQEKLVIHSSPSSFPCLTDLRIWCPLMFLKFQPGAMRKLQRFCLSFDARKTAEHFQTNAFDYGFENLPSLQHVDIELKWDKHHEAGDAISKTINDHPNHPSLNFYFLEP, translated from the exons ATGAACATCGCCACAGGGGCGATGAACACCCTGCTCCCCAAGCTTGCAGAGCTGGTGGTGGGCGAATACAAGCTGCAGAAGGGTGTCAAGGGAGAGATCAAGGAACTCGAGAAAGAGCTGACATACATAAGCGCAGCCCTCCGCAAGGTATCTGAGGTGCCGGTAGACCAGCTTGATGAGCAGGTCAAGGTCTGGGCCCGTGACGCGAGGGAGCTATCTTATGACATCGAAGATGCTGTTGACACCTTCATGTTGCGTGGCAAGGGCCGCGAGCAAGAAGGCCAAGACACTTCCAGCCTCAAGGGGTTCATTGGTAAGGCTGCCAATTTGTACAAGAAGGCCAGGAATAACCATAAGATCCACAACGTTATCAAAGACATCATGGACCAGGTCAAGAAGGTCAGTGAGTGTCGTGATAGGTACAAGGTTGACAACATTGCTGCCGGACCAAGTTTGGTGTCTGTTGATCCTCGCCTAGAAGCTATGTACAGAAAGGCAGCAGAGATAGTTGGAATTGATGGGCCAAAGAATGAGCTAGTCAAGAGGCTCATGAATGAGGACATCTCATCGTTGCAGCAACCAAAGATAATTTCTATCGTCGGAGTTGGAGGCTTGGGGAAGACAACTCTTGCAAATGCATTGCTTCAGGACCTTAAGGCAAAATTTGATTGCCACTTTTTTGTCTCCGTATCCTTTAATCCTGATATAAAGAAGATTTTCAAGAATATTCTTGTCCAACTAGATGAGGACAAGTATGGCCACATAGATGAAGCATGGGAAATAAATCTTCTCATCAACAAAATTATAGATTTCCTCAAGAATAGAAG GTGCTTGTGCGTGATTGATGATTTATGGAAAGAATTGCCGTGGGATACAATCAAACTTGCTTTGCAGGATGGTACTCATGGAAGCAAGATAATCATAACCACTCGCAATAAGGCTGTCGCGGAACATGTTGGTGGTGGTATTTATGAACTAAAGCCTCTTTCTAATGATGACTCCAGAGAGTTGTTCTACAAACGGATATTCGACTCTCTAGATGATTTTCGTCCTGATTTGAGCAAAGCTACTGAAAAAATCTTAAAGAAATGTGGTGGTGTACCATTAGCCATTATTACTACAGCAAGCTTACTAGCTACTAAACCTCGGTGTTCAGTGGAATGGGAGAAGGTGAATAATTTTATTGGTTCTGGATCTGAAAATAGCCCCCATGTGGACAAGATGAACATGATATTAAGGCTTAGTTACAATGATCTTCCTTTCCATTTGAAGACTTGCTTGTTGTCTCTGAGCAAATATCCCGAGGATCAGGTGATTAGAAAGGATGTTTTGGTATGGAGCTGGATAGCAGAGGGTTTCATTGCACGTGTAGAGTCAAACTTGCAGGAGACAGGGGAGGGTTACTTCAATGAGCTTATTAATAGAAGCCTGATACAGCCCGTGAACAAAGAAAGCCCCTTTTTCATGTGTGGAGAGAGGGATGTGTATGCTTGCCAATTACATGATATGGTGCTTGAGCTTATTATCAAGTTGTCAGCCGAAGAAGGCTTTGCTACCACTTCGTTGTCAGATGGTGAACAAGCAGGTGCTTCTTCGCATCAGAGGGAGATCATCAGGCGGCTATCCCTCCACAACAGCAGCAATGCCAATGCCTCAATAACTGAAAGAAAGCTGCTTTCCAAAGTGAGGTCACTTGATGTCTTTGGCCGTGCAGATTTAACGATGCCGGTCCTGTCAAGATTTTGCGTTCTACGTGTGCTGCAGCTAGAGGACTGTTCTGGTCTGGATAACAATCATCTGAAGGATCTCAGCAATTTGTACCTCCTGAAGTTTCTGCGGCTACAGGGTTTGAAAGTCACCGAGCTCCCTGAGAGTATTGGCAAGCTAGAGTCTCTGGAAACATTGGACATCAGAGGTGCCTATGAGTCAGTGATAATGTTACCACTGTCTTTTGGTAAACTAGGAAAACTGGTTCGGCTACTTGCTACAAGGGTGGAACTGCCGGATGGTGTGGCTCTGGAGAATACGAAATCTCTACAAGAGCTAGTAGGCATACGCCTTACCTTGCACGCCATGACAGAGATTGGTAAACTGAGAGAGCTAAAGGTCCTCGAACTTTTCATCAAGGAAGAACCTGAGAGTAGCAGTACTGGCAACTCGAACGAATTGGTTCGCACGTGCCTCCAAATGTGCCCCAATTTATTACAAGTATTGGTGCTAAGAGCTCCAGGAGTACTTCGTTCCATGGATTTCATGGCACCGGTTCCTTCCGGTCTACAGACCTTCATGTGCAATATCTACATTATGGCAATCCCAAGGTGGATTGACTCGTCGCTCTCTTGTCTCACCGTCTTGTTCATCCGTCTATTGCATGCGCATGCGCGTGTACAGCCTGAGCACCTTGACAAGCTTGCTGGGCTGCCATCTCTTCGCTCTCTCAGGATATTTTTGTTACCACCGGATGAGCAGGAAAAGCTCGTTATTCACAGCAGTCCGTCTTCATTCCCGTGTCTAACAGATCTTCGGATTTGGTGCCCCTTGATGTTCCTTAAGTTTCAACCTGGGGCTATGCGGAAGCTCCAAAGATTCTGCCTTAGCTTTGATGCTAGAAAGACCGCTGAGCATTTTCAGACTAATGCCTTCGATTATGGATTCGAGAACCTCCCTTCGCTCCAACATGTCGACATTGAGTTAAAGTGGGACAAGCACCACGAAGCGGGGGATGCTATTAGTAAGACAATTAATGATCATCCCAACCATCCTTCACTCAATTTTTACTTCTTAGAGCCTTAG
- the LOC112880402 gene encoding putative disease resistance RPP13-like protein 3 isoform X1: MNIATGAMNTLLPKLAELVVGEYKLQKGVKGEIKELEKELTYISAALRKVSQVPVDQLDEQVKVWARDARELSYDIEDAVDTFMLRGKGREQEGQDTSSLKGLIGKAANLYKKARNNHKIHNVIKDIMDQVKKVSECRDRYKVDNIAAGPSLVSVDPRLEAMYRKAAEIVGIDGPKNELVKRLTNEDISSLQQPKIISIVGVGGLGKTTLANALLQDLKAKFDCHFFVSVSFNPDIKKIFKNILVQLDEDKYGHIDEAWEINLLINKIIDFLKNRRCLCVIDDLWKELPWDTIKLALQDGTHGSKIIITTRNKAVAEHVGGGIYELKPLSNDDSRELFYKRIFDSLDDFRPDLSKATEKILKKCGGVPLAIITTASLLATKPRCSVEWEKVNNFIGSGSENSPHVDKMNMILRLSYNDLPFHLKTCLLSLSKYPEDQVIRKDVLVWSWIAEGFITRVGSNLQETGEGYFNELINRSLIQPVNIRNHFNPLGERDVYACQLHDMVLELIIKLSAEEGFATTSLSNGEQAGASSHQREIIRRLSLHNSSNANASITERKLLSKVRSLDVFGRADLMMPVLSRFCVLRVLQLEDCSGLDNNHLKDLSNLYLLKFLRLQGLKVTELPESIGKLESLETLDIRGAGKSVIMLPLSFGKLGKLVRLHAGRVELPDGVALENMKSLQELVGIRLTVHAMTEIGKLRELKVLELFIKEESKSSSTGNSEELVRTCLQMCPSSLQVLVLRALVMLRSMDFMAPVPSGLQTFMCNIDLMAIPRWIDSSLSCLTVLSIGLWRARVQPEHLDKLAGLPSLRFLRLRARTPPGEQEKVVIHSSPSSFPCLTDLRFSCPLMFLKFQPGAMRKLCQLYLAFHAGRTNDHFLTNTFDYGFENLPSLQHVVIGLVGHERRKAQDAIRKTINDHPNHPSLDFS; this comes from the exons ATGAACATCGCCACAGGGGCGATGAACACCCTGCTCCCCAAGCTTGCGGAGCTGGTGGTGGGCGAATACAAGCTGCAGAAGGGTGTCAAGGGAGAGATCAAGGAACTCGAGAAAGAGCTGACATACATAAGCGCAGCCCTCCGCAAGGTATCTCAGGTGCCGGTAGACCAGCTTGATGAGCAGGTCAAGGTCTGGGCCCGTGACGCGAGGGAGCTATCTTATGACATCGAAGATGCTGTTGACACCTTCATGTTGCGTGGCAAGGGCCGCGAGCAAGAAGGCCAAGACACTTCCAGCCTCAAGGGGCTCATTGGTAAGGCTGCCAATTTGTACAAGAAGGCCAGGAATAACCATAAGATCCACAACGTTATCAAAGACATCATGGACCAGGTCAAGAAGGTCAGTGAGTGTCGTGATAGGTACAAGGTTGACAACATTGCTGCCGGACCAAGTTTGGTGTCTGTTGATCCTCGCCTAGAAGCTATGTACAGAAAGGCAGCAGAGATAGTTGGAATTGATGGGCCAAAGAATGAGCTAGTCAAGAGGCTCACGAATGAGGACATCTCATCGTTGCAGCAACCAAAGATAATTTCTATCGTTGGAGTTGGAGGCTTGGGGAAGACAACTCTTGCAAATGCATTGCTTCAGGACCTTAAGGCAAAATTTGATTGCCACTTTTTTGTCTCCGTATCCTTTAATCCTGATATAAAGAAGATTTTCAAGAATATTCTTGTCCAACTAGATGAGGACAAGTATGGCCACATAGATGAAGCATGGGAAATAAATCTTCTCATCAACAAAATTATAGATTTCCTCAAGAATAGAAG GTGCTTGTGCGTGATTGATGATTTATGGAAAGAATTGCCGTGGGATACAATCAAACTTGCTTTGCAGGATGGTACTCATGGAAGCAAGATAATCATAACCACTCGCAATAAAGCTGTCGCGGAACATGTTGGTGGTGGTATTTATGAACTAAAGCCTCTTTCTAATGATGACTCCAGAGAGTTGTTCTACAAACGGATATTCGACTCTCTAGATGATTTTCGTCCTGATTTGAGCAAAGCTACTGAAAAAATCTTAAAGAAATGTGGTGGTGTACCATTAGCCATTATTACTACAGCAAGCTTACTAGCTACTAAACCGAGGTGTTCAGTGGAATGGGAGAAGGTGAATAATTTTATTGGTTCTGGATCTGAAAATAGCCCCCATGTGGACAAGATGAACATGATATTAAGGCTTAGTTACAATGATCTGCCTTTCCATTTGAAGACTTGCTTGTTGTCTCTGAGCAAATATCCCGAGGATCAGGTGATTAGAAAGGATGTTTTGGTATGGAGCTGGATAGCAGAGGGTTTCATTACACGTGTAGGGTCAAACTTGCAGGAGACGGGGGAGGGTTACTTCAATGAGCTTATTAATAGAAGCCTGATACAGCCCGTGAACATTAGAAATCACTTTAACCCGCTTGGAGAGAGGGATGTGTATGCTTGCCAATTACATGATATGGTGCTTGAGCTTATTATCAAGTTGTCAGCCGAAGAAGGCTTTGCTACCACTTCGTTGTCAAATGGTGAACAAGCAGGTGCTTCTTCGCATCAGAGGGAGATCATCAGGCGGCTATCCCTCCACAACAGCAGCAACGCCAATGCCTCAATAACTGAAAGAAAGCTGCTGTCCAAAGTGAGGTCACTTGATGTCTTTGGCCGTGCAGATTTAATGATGCCGGTCCTGTCAAGATTTTGCGTTCTACGTGTGCTGCAGCTAGAGGACTGTTCTGGTCTGGATAACAATCATCTGAAGGATCTCAGCAATTTGTACCTCCTGAAGTTTCTGCGGCTACAGGGTTTGAAAGTCACCGAGCTCCCCGAGAGTATTGGCAAGCTAGAGTCTCTGGAAACATTGGACATCAGAGGTGCCGGTAAGTCGGTGATAATGTTACCACTGTCTTTTGGTAAACTAGGAAAACTGGTCCGGCTACATGCTGGAAGAGTGGAACTGCCGGATGGTGTAGCTCTGGAGAATATGAAATCTCTACAAGAGCTAGTAGGCATACGCCTTACCGTGCACGCCATGACTGAGATTGGTAAACTGAGAGAGCTAAAGGTCCTCGAACTTTTCATCAAGGAAGAATCTAAGAGTAGCAGTACTGGCAATTCGGAGGAATTGGTTCGCACGTGCCTCCAAATGTGCCCCAGTTCATTACAAGTATTGGTGCTAAGAGCTCTAGTAATGCTTCGTTCCATGGATTTCATGGCACCGGTTCCTTCCGGTCTACAGACCTTCATGTGCAATATCGACTTAATGGCAATCCCAAGGTGGATTGACTCGTCGCTCTCTTGTCTCACCGTCTTGTCCATCGGTCTATGGCGTGCGCGTGTACAGCCTGAGCACCTTGACAAGCTTGCTGGGCTGCCATCTCTTCGCTTTCTCAGGCTACGTGCACGGACACCACCGGGTGAGCAGGAAAAGGTCGTTATTCACAGCAGTCCATCTTCATTCCCGTGTCTAACAGATCTTCGGTTTTCCTGCCCCTTGATGTTCCTTAAGTTTCAACCTGGGGCTATGCGAAAGCTTTGCCAACTTTACCTGGCCTTTCACGCCGGAAGGACCAATGATCATTTTTTAACTAACACCTTCGATTATGGATTCGAGAACCTCCCTTCTCTCCAACATGTCGTCATTGGGTTAGTGGGGCACGAGCGCCGCAAAGCCCAGGATGCTATTAGGAAGACAATTAATGATCATCCCAACCATCCATCGCTCGATTTTTCCTAG
- the LOC112880402 gene encoding 40S ribosomal protein S12-like isoform X2, translating to MARLRAAIRQNKLSSSPRRNPSSSSGLPPLPPDPPSQPAGPFTQREMADQESPAAVEAPTPVLGEPMDLMTALQLVMKKSSAHDGLVKGLREAAKAIEKHSAQLCVLAEDCDQPDYVKLVKALCGEHNVHLVTVPSAKTLGEWAALCKIDSEGKARKVVGCSCVVVKDYGEESEGLNIVQEYVKSH from the exons ATGGCCCGCCTCAGAGCCGCGATACGACAAAACAAGTTATCGTCCTCTCCTCGCCGAAACCCTAGCAGCAGCTCAGGCCTCCCTCCCCTCCCACCAG ATCCCCCTTCGCAGCCGGCGGGTCCCTTCACACAGCGGGAGATGGC GGATCAGGAGTCTCCGGCTGCAGTTGAGGCACCTACCCCGGTTCTTGGGGAGCCGATGGACTTGATGACTGCTCTGCAGCTTGTGATGAAGAAGTCAAGTGCTCATGATGGGCTTGTGAAGGGTCTTCGTGAGGCTGCCAAGGCCATTGAGAAGCATTCCGCACAGCTCTGCGTGCTTGCTGAGGACTGCGACCAGCCTGATTATGTCAAGCTGGTGAAGGCACTGTGCGGTGAGCACAATGTTCACTTGGTCACTGTGCCTAGCGCTAAAACTCTCGGCGAGTGGGCTGCG CTTTGCAAGATTGACTCTGAGGGCAAGGCAAGGAAGGTTGTAGGCTGCTCCTGTGTCGTTGTCAAG GACTATGGTGAAGAATCTGAGGGCCTTAACATAGTGCAGGAGTACGTCAAATCGCACTAG